The DNA region ACTtagcactcctttaatcccagcacaggggtgGCAGAGGTAGGCAGGGTCCTTATGAGTTCTGagccagccagggcaacacagtgagaccttgtttcaaaatgtGTGGGACCAGACCTTTCTAAAGGCCTAGTTTCAGCTAGTCCCAGTTCCTGGATGGCCAATACTGGAGATTGGGGCTGAGACTAGGGGTCCATCCATACTTGAGGCTGGGTGGTCAAGGGCAGGGCTTGCATTGGGCGGAGCTCACGGTGTGTCCCGCCCCCAGACTTTTCAGCTCCCATCCTGACCCTGAGCCAGCCGGAGGTCTCAGAAGGGGACCAAGTAACTGTGAAGTGTGAAGCCCACGGTGGGGCACAGGTGGTGCTTCTGAACAGTACTTCCCCCAGGCCACCCACCTCACAGGGTACTTCCCCCAGGCCACCCACCTCACAGATCCAATTCACACTGAATGCCAGCCCGGAGGATCACAAACGACGCTTCTTTTGCTCTGCGGCCTTGGAGGTGGATGGGAAGTCCCTGTTTAAAAACCAGACCTTGGAACTCCATGTGCTATGTGAGTAGGACTTCAGGACAGTGATAGCCATCCCCCTAATGCCCCATGTGCCCTCTGAGCTTTCCCTGATCTCTGTCTCTTACACTATTCTCCAGATGGTCCTCACCTGGACAAGAAGGACTGCTTGGGGAACTGGACCTGGCAAGAGGGGTCTCAGCAGACTCTTACATGCCAGCCCCAGGGGAATCCAGCCCCTAATCTGACCTGCAGCCGGAAAGCAGATGGTGTCCCGCTGCCTATCGGGATGGTGAAGTCTGTCAAACGGGAGATGAATGGTACCTACAAGTGCCGTGCCTTTAGCTCCCGTGGGAGTATCACCAGGGACGTGCACCTGACAGTGCTGTGTGAGTATCCCAGAATATAGGGCAGGGAGAGGGGTGGGCTAGGTGCCAGGGCCTCAACTCTCACCATTCCCTTCTGTCTCTACCACACAGACCATGATCAGAATACCTGGGTCATAATTGTTGGTGTGTTGGTACTGATCATTGCGGGCTTCGTGATCGTGGCGTCCATTTACACCTATTACCGCCAGAGGAAGATCAGGATATACAAGTTACAGAAGGCTCAGGAGGAGGCCCTAAAACTCAAGGTACAAGCCCCGCCTCCCTGAGCCCACTGGACAGGACACCTGCCTGGGCCCCGCTGCTCTTGAACAGATCAATGGACAGCATTTACCCCTCACCCACCTCCTCTGGCTGTCACAGGACAGGACAGTGGCCTGGGGATGCATACTTGTAGCCTCAGGCCTAAGAGGACTCGGAGGGGCAAGACTGTGAACTCGTGACCTGGACACACCTACAGCCTGGTGGGCCTGCAGCCAAGAAAGGCTGACTTCCTTCTCTATTACCCCTGCTGAGGGGCCCCCTACCTTAGGAAGGTGTGATATCCGGTAGACacaagcaagagaagaaaaggaacacCATGCTTCCTCTGACATGGGAAAGCTGGGACACTGTCCCCAACTCTTGTTGATGTATTTATTAATTCAGAGTTCTGACAGTTATTTATTGAGTACCCTGTACAGACACTAGAGGAGTGAGCAGGTTAACATGTAAGTTATTGCCTAGACCCTGGTGAAGGGGCACAACAGAGTCTGGGGAAAGATCATACGGGTTTGGGCTTCTCCACAGGTCAGGGTGCTTTCCTCAAAAGAGCTGATTTCTTTCACGAGTCATATAAATACTATGTGGACGAGCAGTGGCCCTCTGCTCGTAGACCTCTCTGGGACCCCTGCCTCCTCCCACAGCCTGGAGTCTCCCAGCACCAGCATGGGTGACCACCTCCCCACCTACATACATTCCTACCTTTGTTCCCAATGTCAACCACCATGCCTAAATATGGACGCTCACCTTTAGCAGCTCAACAATGGAGTCTCATGCCCGTGAAATTATGGTCAATCCCTGCATGCCTCCACCCGGCTCCACCTCAAAGAGAATGCCTGGGAGAAAATGTTCCAACCACTTAGAAGGGTCCTGCAAGCTGTTGTGGGAGGGTAGGCACCCCTCCCAGCGCAGAAGCCTTTCCTTTGAATCAATAAAGTTTTATGTGGGCCTGAGTGTCTTGTGAGTTTGAGTACAGTCATCCCATCAGTTTGCCAAAGCCCTAAGTATTCCTGACTCCCATCCTTCCTCAAAGGGTTTCCTGTTAACCTAACCCTGAGTCTGTGGACCAGGTTGTTTTTATTTCCCCCTTtcgtttttgtcttttgagaaaggctctctatgtagccctagcttcCCTGAAACGTGCTGTGTGAAATGGGCTgcccttgacctcacagagatggctagcctgtctcctgaatgctgggattaaacgaCTAAGCCACTCCTACACCTAGTAAAATCTATTTTagatgtgtttgtttttcaagacagggtttccctgcgtagatcaggatggtcttgaactcacatcTGCCTGcctgggagtgctgggattaaaggcacatgccaccattaaccgtcattttattttattaaaaaaaaaaaattaatgacctcTTAGGGCTTAAGTAAAAACTAAAGAGCAGGTTCAGAACTGAGCAATGGCTTTTGGTTAATTGTAGGGTCTGATGGGAGGGAAGGCAGGTATCTTCCTCAGGGCTGCCAGGGGCCCATTTTGGGGCGTGGCCAGGGTGCCTTCTTATCTCTCCTGTCCAGTCTAAGCTCCCTGGCGTTCCGCCCACACTTCAGCGCGGGCTTTGTGCCATGGAGTCTGCCCTTCTGCTCCTTTCGCTTTTGCTGGTGGCTGCCTATTTGAGAGGTGGAAGCTCCCAGCATGAGTGGATGCAAAGCCCTCCCGCACCTTCCGTGACCTCAGTACCTTTCTTGGTGCGTCTTAGTCCGGAGCTGGAGGCTGTGCCTCCCGGGGGCTCAGTGTGGCTTAACTGCAGCCACAACTGCCCCCTGCCGGTGCATTCCAGCCTGCGCACTCAACTGCGGCAGGGAAAGATAGTCAATGGATCCGGCTGGGTATCTTACCAGCTACTGGATGTGAGGGCCTGGAATTCCAAGGTGCGCTGCGTCGTCACTTGCGCAGGAGAAACCCGAGAGGCCACCGCCAGGATCACTGCTTTCAGTGAGGGAGACCGGGACTCAGGCCGGgctggggtgaggggagaggggTGGAGGAAGCGGGTAGTTGGCAATTGCTTTAGGGGGTGCCTGTGGGCCTTATCCCTCTTGCTTTAGAACGGCCCAGAAGTGTGATCTTGGAGCCTCCAGTCCTAGTGGGCCACAAGTACACTCTGAGATGCTATGTGACACACGTGTTCCCAGTGGGGTTCTTGGTGGTGAGCCTGAGGAAAGGTGGCCGGGTGGTTTATCATGAAAGTCTGCAGCGCTTCACCGGCTCAGATTTGGCTAATGTCACGTTGACCTACGTGATGCGGGCCGGACTCAACGACCTCTGGCAACCACTCACCTGCCACGCGCGCCTCAATCTCGACGGGCTAGTGGTGCGCAGCAGCTCAGCACCTGTTATGCTGACGGTCCTCGGTGAGGCACCCTGCATCCCCAGGGAattggtgggggagaggggatgttGCCACTCCAAGAGGGCCTGCAGACCAGGCGTGGGCTCCACGCTTGGCGGTCCTCAGACCTCCTCATTCCTTATTGTCACTCCTGCCCACAGCTTTAAGCCCAGCCTCCATATCCTTGGCCTCTATCTCCATCGCAACCCTGGTGGGGATCTTCCTGGCTGTGGGGGCTGTCTACGTGCGCAAGTACCTGGCCGTGCAGACTCAATTATAGATCGGTTTTCGATGCCTgacaagagggagagggaaagaaccCCAGAGTAATGAATTCTGACACTCTTGTTGGAACAATAAAGtcttcctcctcagtctctgcctTACCGTTCTTGGAGGAAGTAGTTTCCTTTTTAGGGGACCCTACTTTTTTCAAATTCCTTATGTAGGGGGTGAAGATTTGTAGATTGGGAGTAAGTAGTACAGTTTTAAAACCCCGGTACTGGAGGAACCGTATGTCTCAAGGCACCTGAAGTTTCTCCTTCAAGGCCGGTATGGGGTCCTAGAACCCGAGTTCCTCTGTGTAGTGTTTTGTTAGTCTTATCTGTGGCGGGCAGAAAGACTAAATTGACCTCCCCTTCGGCCCTCGCTTAGGAGAGGGCTGACTCTGGATATGGCTTTTCCTGATTGGCTCCGCTGATAGAGGCCGGAGCTCTGATTGGAGGCTAAGTTTCCCTTCTCGCACCTCCTTTTCCACTACAGATCCTGTGCCTTACTAGCGGAGGCCAGCGGGTGGAGCTAGACCTGGTTCCCCAGGGTTACCATTAATTGGGGGAATGAGGCGGGGTGGAGAACATACTCGAGTGGGCGGGGCCCTCTCCAAGTAGTAGAGGAAGCAGATACCCAGATAGGAAATCTAGCATAGCAACAAGTTAGAGATGATTGCTCAAGCCACGTGAGCTGTCACAGACTTGCATCCTGGTATCGTGTCTGTTGTCTCCGAATCAGGTATGCATGTGGAGAGGGGTGTCAAAGATTGAGGTCAGATGCGAGGTCAAAAGTGTCCCCTGTTGATCTTTTGATCCAACTTGAATTGCAGAATTTCGCACTGGTTACCCAGCAGAGGAGGCGGCGCTCTCAGGAGCGCGCAGATGCTCTGCTGAGAGAATAGGCTCACAACAGCATTGTAGACACATTCCCGCTGCACTCTGGGTAAATAAAGATCGGGTGCCTGAGTCGACTCTAATTTAGACGCCTGCGAACgctgcgcacacgcacacgtgtCCGAGTCTCGCTGGCACTTGATCCCCTCTTCCTTCGCCGCGTGCGCGGAGGAGGTCTTAGAGGCGTGGTTCCCATACTCAGCCTGCTGGAGGTCAAAGCGGAACATCAGTTAAGGAAGGCATCCTCACATTCTCCTCTTAGAACCACCTTTACTGCATACTACCACTCCTCAAGCTAATAGAAGCAACCCCACCATCCACCCTTGCTCAGGGGGCGCTGGTGGGAGGGGCTGAGGATGGGCGTGGCTTGGAGACCTAGCGTATTATCTCAGACTGTATACCTAGGGTGGTGGGTGTTTGGGCAGGGCCTCTCAGCATCCCTCCCCTTCTTCGCCAGAGATGACGCGGGAGAGCGTGGTCGCCCCCAGAAGGCTTTAGACCATCAGACCGACCTCTACGTAGACCCCTCCCCCAAGGGGGGACCGCTTTTGCCTGTCTAGCTCGCTTGCACTAAAGCCGGGAGCAGCCCAGTGCGCGCTCGCCTCCAGTCAGCTCGCCCCCGATCACCGCCTCTGTCACCGCCCCCTCCTTGGAAACCAAGTTACCAACGTTTAAACCAATCCCTGGGCGCAATTCTGCCACCCCCACACTCCACCCGCTGCGCTGCGCGGTCCTCCCAGCCCAGCTCTCCATCACTCGCGCTCCCCTCGCCTTCTGCGCTCTCCCCTCCCTGGCAGCGGCGGCAATGCCGGGGCCTTCACCAGGGCTGCGCCGAACGCTCCTCGGCCTCTGGGCTGCCCTGGGCCTGGGGATCCTAGGCATCTCAGGTAAGAAGAGCCCGCCCGTGGAGCCAGGTGGATAAGGCGGGGGCGGAATTGAAGGACCAGAGAGGGCGGCCCGGGTGTCCCCCTCCAGGCTCCGCCCTCTTCTAGCTTCCCACGCTTCTGTCACCACCTGGAGCTCGGGGCTTCTCCCCGTCCTTCCTCCACCCCAACACACCTCAATCTTTCAGATCTGAACCCAGCACCTTTTCTGGACTCGGGGTTTTGCACCTAACCTGTCTCAGGAGACACTGtggctctcctgtcctctcctgctcTGTCATGCCCTATGGTTCACAGACTGGCATCATCCCTATTCATGATCCTCAAAGACCCCATCTCCTCAACTGTCATAACTCAGAGGCTCTATTCCCCCTCCACCTGGAGCCCTGGAAACCGGCTTTCTAGGGCTTTCTCCGCGGTTCTTTCCCGGAGTTCAGCGTTGTGGCTTTTTGTCCAAGTTACTCAAGTTTGGGGACAATCTCCTTTAAGCCTTTGACTCAGTCTCATTTCCACTTTGCTTTTGCCCCAagcctctgtgtctctccccCATTTCCTGACGATCTGTCAGAGTCTTAAGAGTGATTTggttccccatcccccctccaacTGGAGTCTCCTCCTCACTATTGATGTGTGCATCTGAGACCCCCATCCCCGCACCGAGTTTCCCCATCTCTGTCAGTAAAGAGCAAGGCTTCCAGAGACAACCCTCTAATAGCGCGTCAGTCCCGAATCTTGAGTGGGATGCGGGACTCCCGTGCTATTTCTTGGCGGAGGTCTTTCCTGGTCCTTATGGACACCCCTGGTTTGGGATATGGGGGCCGCTAAGATTTCAGAGATGGGGTCCCTAGGCTGAGCCCGCGTTTTCCCGGGCAGCGGTCGCGCTAGAACCTTTCTGGGCGGACCTTCAGCCCCGCGTGGCGCTCGTGGAGCGCGGGGGCTCGCTGTGGCTCAACTGCAGCACTAACTGTCCGAGGCCGGAGCGCGGTGGCCTGGAGACCTCGCTACGCCGAAACGGGACCCAGAGGGGTCTGCGCTGGCTGGCTCGACAGCTGGTGGACATCCGAGAGCCTGAAACCCAGCCGGTCTGCTTCTTCCGCTGCGCGCGCCGCACACTCCAAGCGCGTGGGCTCATCCGAACTTTCCGTGAGTTCAGGGTGGGCACGCCCCTTGGGTCTCTGGACCTCCCCCTCAAGCTCCTCCCACCCgccctctgatcctcctgcttgtTCTGAAAGTACTACAGCTGGCTAGAGCGGAGTTTTTGGTCCCTTGCAGAGCGACCGGATCGGGTAGAGCtagtgcctctgcctccttggcAGCCTGTAGGTGAGAACTTCACCTTGAGCTGCAGGGTCCCGGGGGCAGGACCCCGAGCGAGCCTCACATTGACCTTGCTGCGAGGCGGCCAGGAGCTGATTCGCCGAAGTTTCGTAGGCGAGCCACCCCGAGCTCGGGGTGCGATGCTCACCGCCACGGTCCTGGCGCGCAGAGAGGATCACAGGGCCAATTTCTCATGCCTCGCGGAGCTTGACCTGCGGCCACACGGCTTGGGACTGTTTGCAAACAGCTCAGCCCCCAGACAGCTCCGCACGTTTGGTGAGTGTGGACCCTAACTGACAGATTTTAAGAAGTTTAGGgcagccaggcgtggtggcatgGTGGCGTAGGCCCTAAGTCCCAGCCCAAGCAGAACTAAGGCGGATCTCTTGTGAATTAAAAGTCTAGCTCGTCTACATAACGAGGGCTGCATAGTTAAATCCCCCAAAAGTCTAGCAGCTAGCCCTTACTTCAACACAAGTACTAGCTTAAGTACTTTCTCCTGTGAGCTTTTTCCTTTATGTATTTACTCgttgagagaaaaagagagtgtGTGTACGTGCCTTTATGCACATGCCGCAGTGCTTGTATGGAAGTTAAAGAATAAGGAGGCGTTCTGCCCTTCCATCCTGTGGGTCCTAGGGGTGGTATTAGCTCCTCAGGCTTTGTTAGTTACAAGCGCCTATGCTTGGGGAGCCATCTCGCCCGCTCCTCTGTATCTTTAGGGTGAAACCAGACAATGCATGCAAATTGGTTGATCAACACTGAATGTTTAGTTCGTAAATTCAAGCTCTGTTCTTTGTCTTCCTCAGCCATGCCTCCACTTTCCCCGAGCCTTATTGCCCCACGATTCTTAGAAGTGGGCTCAGAAAGGCCGGTGACTTGCACTTTGGATGGACTGTTTCCTGCCCCAGAAGCCGGGGTTTACCTCTCTCTGGGAGATCAGAGGCTTCATCCTAATGTGACCCTCGACGGGGAGAGCCTTGTGGCCACTGCCACAGCTACAGCAAGTGAAGAACAGGAAGGCACCAAACAGCTGATGTGCATCGTGACCCTCGGGGGCGAAAGCAGGGAGACCCAGGAAAACCTGACTGTCTACAGTAAGGGGAATCCAACAAGACCTTCAATAGCTcagactggggctggggctggggctggggctggggccagAGTCTCACAAAGGCGGAGCCTATAAAGTGGGCGGGACCTCCACACCAGAACAAGCCGGGCGGGAGAGTTCCAGGGCAGGAGCAGATAGAAGTTGGAAATTAATAGATTGGGTTGAGTTCCCTGAGTGGGGAGTGAACCCCACCCAATTCTCTGTCCCCAGGCTTCCCGGCTCCTCTTCTGACTTTAAGTGAGCCAGAAGCCCCCGAGGGAAAGATGGTGACCGTAAGCTGCTGGGCAGGGGCCCGAGCCCTTGTCACCTTGGAGGGAATTCCAGCTGCGGTCCCTGGGCAGCCCGCTGAGCTCCAGTTAAATGTCACAAAGAATGACGACAAGCGGGGCTTCTTCTGCGACGCTGCCCTCGATGTGGACGGGGAAACTCTGAGAAAGAACCAGAGCTCTGAGCTTCGTGTTCTGTGTGAGTGGATGTTCActttatctctgtgaattccaaggACCCTCTTACCGGCCCCATCTTTAACCTTATCGTATCCCCTCTGCCTCATGCCCGCAGACGCACCTCGGCTGGATGACTTGGACTGTCCCAGGAGCTGGACGTGGCCAGAGGGTCCAGAGCAGACCCTCCACTGCGAGGCCCGTGGAAACCCTGAGCCCTCCGTGCACTGTGCAAGGCCTGACGGTGGGGCGGTGCTAGCGCTGGGCCTGTTGGGTCCAGTGACCCGTGCCCTCGCGGGCACTTACCGATGTACAGCAATCAATGGGCAAGGCCAGGCGGTCAAGGATGTGACCCTGACTGTGGAATGTGAGTAGGGGGAGGTGGGCATGCTTATCCCTTTAAGGTCACGGAGTGTACTGGGAGACTGGCTATACGGAAAGGAAAGAAGCCTAGGTTCAGCAGGGATTGGGAAAACACTGAAGGAAAGTGGTGTGGTGTTTACAAACTTAACGGTGGTAACTGGGCACGGTCTGGCAAAAACAGACAGCCAAGAGAGTGTGCCTGGGAAGCTGCAATGGGGGCTTTGTGGGAATTGGTCAACAGCACCCTGAGATCTCAGGAAAGGGGCCTGAAGttatctccagaacccatgtgaaggcaggaagagagaacGCCCACCTTTTCctgctccccccaacccccccccccacatatcacacggagtaaataaataaataaaatggctcCTGCCGGAGGGAGTGAGAAGCTGTCTCCTGCAGGCTCAGAgcagtggtagtgcatgcctttaatcccagcactcggtaggcaaaggcaggcagatctctgtgaatgtggggccagcctggtctgtacagagaaatcctgtctcaaaacaaaccagcaaagaaacaaaaccaaaatccatTCCAGATGCCCCAGCGCTGGACAGTGTAGGCTGCCCAGAACGTATTACTTGGCTGGAGGGGACAGAGGCATCGCTTAGCTGTGTGGCACACGGGGTCCCACCACCTAGCGTGAGCTGTGTGCGctctggaaaggaggaagtcatgGAAGGGCCCCTGCGTGTGGCCCGGGAGCACGCTGGCACTTACCGATGCGAAGCCATCAACGCCAGGGGATCAGCGGCCAAAAATGTGGCTGTCACGGTGGAATGTGAGTAGGGGTGGCTACGGAAATGTCCACACCTGCGTCCTCTGTCCTCAGTGTGAACTCCTATTTCCCTGCTTCCTAGATGGTCCCAGTTTTGAGGAGTTGGGCTGCCCCAGCAACTGGACTTGGGTAGAAGGAtctggaaaactgttttcctgtGAAGTTGATGGGAAGCCGGAACCACGCGTGGAGTGCGTGGGCTCGGAGGGTGCAAGCGAAGGGGTAGTGTTGCCCCTGGTGTCCTCGAACTCTGGTTCCAGAAACTCTATGACTCCTGGTAACCTGTCACCGGGTATTTACCTCTGCAACGCCACCAACCGGCATGGCTCCACAGTCAAAACAGTCGTCGTGAGCGCGGAATGTGAGCAGGGGCCCAGGTGGGCGGAGAGTACCGGGTGTCCCAGGATCTTTTCTTTCCCTGATGCCCCTCCTTATGGTGGCTGATCTGCAGCACCGCCACAGATGGATGAATCCAGTTGCCCGAGTCACCAGACATGGCTGGAAGGAGCCGAGGCTACTGCGCTGGCCTGCAGTGCCAGAGGCCGCCCCTCTCCACGCGTGCGCTGTTCCAGGGAAGGTGCAGCCAGGCTGGAGAGGCTACAGGTGTCCCGAGAGGATGCGGGGACCTACCTGTGTGTGGCTACCAACGCGCATGGCACGGATTCACGGAccgtcactgtgggtgtggaatGTGAGTGAGGACAGCGCTGAATGAAGACGACTCAGACCGCCAGAAAAGTGCCTTGAGGCCTGGGATGTATGATCCAGTGGGTAGAGTGCTCAATTAGCACTCACTAAAATGTATATTCTATTCCTAATACTCTTTAATTTCaacctttgggaggcagagacaggcagatctctgttccGGGATAACCTGCTCTCTGTCtaggacagcttggtctacagaggggCTACAGGCCCCCCCTCCCAAGATTGCATAGCacccctctggctccctgtctctctgctctACCCCAGCcacgggagagagagagggaaacaaatgcaaactcattgaaattcagaGACTTCTCTGCAACCACCCTtcaccctaccccccacccctaGTAAGAAACAAGCACTTTTGTTTCCACAGCGGGTAGGTGGAGTCTTGGGAGGCAGCAGTTTTGCCCACCCATCCCAAGGTCTCAAGCCTCCTAAGGTGTTTGATTAACGCCTCGTGCTAAGCAGCATCTTCATGTCCTTGCAGACCGGCCTGTGGTGGCTGAGCTGGCAGCCTCGCCCCCAAGCGTGCGGCCTGGCGGAAACTTCACTCTGACCTGCCGTGCAGAGGCCTGGCCTCCAGCCCAGATCAGCTGGCGCGCGCCCCCGGGAGCTCTCAACCTCGGTCTCTCCAGCAACAACAGCACGCTGAGCGTGGCGGGTGCCATGGGCAGCCATGGTGGCGAGTATGAGTGCGCAGCCACCAATGCGCATGGGCGCCACGCACGGCGCATCACGGTGCGCGTGGCCGGTGAGTGACGGGCTCCTGGAGTAGAGGTGGGGCGAGGGACATGCACCAAGGAGTGACCTAGGCCTTGGGGTGACTGAccacctctctgcctctttgtATGCAAGACCAAAGAGGGCCAATATAGAGGCCAAGAGCGCCTGCTGGGTGGGGTTGTGGGGACAGATTAGGGTAAGGAGGTGGAAGCTTCAAGAATGGGCAGAAGCCAGGGCAATGCTGCTCATCTTCTGTCCGGGCACCTGAGAGAGTACAAGGTCTGCCTATGCCTTGTAAGACCTGTTTCAAACACAAAAGGGAGAAAGAACCTCTTAGGACAGACTGGGTGCACacgcgggtgtgtgtgtgtgtgtgtgtgtgtgtctagagtgGGTGCTAGGAGTTAAGAAACACTTGATCCAGTTCACTCTTCCACATGTTACTGTGGGGAACGGACGGGGGTCAGAGATATTGATGTTGGGCCCAGTTCATGACTGCCCTGGGCTAGGGTCTGCCAGAGCTAGAGAAGGGCTGAGCTGGTCCCTCCAAGCTGTCTCCTTAGGAGGGTGGGAGGAACTGAGGCATTAGAGGGTATGAGGGGGGTCGTCAAGGGCTTATAATCTCATGGCTAAAGAGGGGTGTATATTGGTATTTTGGGATTCCCCTGAGGAGGACTCCTTTCTGGGGCCTCTTCTTCCATCGGGCTGCAATGACAGGGGCATGGAGGGCTCAAGGGAGACAGGAGGTTTGCCCAAGCTGGCGAGGGTCTGCGCCTACAGGTCCATGGCTGTGGGTCGCTGTGGGCGGTGCGGCAGGGGGCGCGGCGCTGCTGGCCGCAGGGGCCGGCCTGGCCTTCTACGTGCAGTCCACCGCTTGCAAGAAGGGAGAGTACAACGTCCAGGAGGCTGAGAGCTCAGGCGAGGCGGTGTGTCTCAATGGCGCGGGCGGGACACCGGGTGCAGAAGGCGGAGCAGAGACCCCCGGCACTGCCGAGTCACCTGCAGATGGCGAGGTTTTCGCCATCCAGCTGACATCTTCCTGAGCCTGTATCCAGCTCCCCCAGGGGCCTCGAAAGCACAGGGGTGGACGTATGTATTGTTCACTCTCTATTTATTCAACTCCAGGGGCGTCGTCCCCGTTTTCTACCCATTCCCTTAATAAAGTTTTTATAAAGGAGTCTGGGTATCTGTAATGTGCAGCAATGGGGGTTGAATCCgtctgaaggtgtgtgtgtgtgtgtgtgtgtgtgtgtgtgtgtgtgtgtgtgtgtgtgtgtttcctcctgAAGATTTACACATAGCTCTACAGCAGATCCGCTGCGAGCAAGGGTCATCATCTGCAGTGGAATAAAGatgcctgtatttttttttttcaagacaggatttctctgtgtagctcaggaggcagaggcaggcagatttctgagttcaaggccagcctagactatagcgtgagctccaggacagccaggaccacacagagaaaccatgttttgaaaaaaaaagtgttcttcaTTCAAAGCACTTCCTCTTTCCTATTATTATGGATTCCCATGTTTCCAGGATGCTCCAAGCCATCTGTGTGCCATGagacctggagctggagtgggACCTCCTGGTACTACACAGCTTCCTGCAGTCGGGGGACAGGTGGGCAGGGCAGAGACTAGCTTCTTCCCCTTTCTGTCTTAGTtttggttttactgctgtgaacagacacatgaccaagacaactctcaaggacaacatttaattggagctggcttacaggtcagagattcagtccattagcatcaaggtgggagcatgccagcatccaggcaggcatggtgcaggaggagctgagagttctacatcttcatctgaaggctgctagcagaatactgacttccaggcagctaggagaagggtcttaaaacccatgcctgggctggagagatggttcagttgttGACAGCACTgattcctcttccagaggtcctgagttcaattcccagcaaccacatggtggctcacaactatctataaggggatcagatgccctcttctggtgtgtctgaaggcagctatggtgtactcataaataaatctttaaaaagaaaaagcccatgcccacagtgacacccttcctctaatcaggccatacctcctaatatgggccaagcatattcaaaccaccacacctcccTACAGCTTACCTCTTCTGCCCAGTGGCTGCCCTCTGCTCTTAGCCCTCCAAGGTGGGAATAAAGGTGGTCCTCCCAGGCCTGGTTATAAATAGAGCAAGGTCCCTTAGCCAGCATGAGCACAGCCATTTTCCCCCTTTCCTAGTAGTCTGTGGGTTTCTTGGATGAAGAAACCCTGTTTTTCTGGCACTCTTGATGGAGAAGGGAGGCTCAGAAGTTGGAAATAATCCTTGGATGAGTGTTCAGTTGG from Rattus norvegicus strain BN/NHsdMcwi chromosome 8, GRCr8, whole genome shotgun sequence includes:
- the Icam4 gene encoding intercellular adhesion molecule 4 precursor translates to MESALLLLSLLLVAAYLRGGSSQHEWMQSPPAPSVTSVPFLVRLSPELEAVPPGGSVWLNCSHNCPLPVHSSLRTQLRQGKIVNGSGWVSYQLLDVRAWNSKVRCVVTCAGETREATARITAFKRPRSVILEPPVLVGHKYTLRCYVTHVFPVGFLVVSLRKGGRVVYHESLQRFTGSDLANVTLTYVMRAGLNDLWQPLTCHARLNLDGLVVRSSSAPVMLTVLALSPASISLASISIATLVGIFLAVGAVYVRKYLAVQTQL
- the Icam5 gene encoding intercellular adhesion molecule 5, whose protein sequence is MPGPSPGLRRTLLGLWAALGLGILGISAVALEPFWADLQPRVALVERGGSLWLNCSTNCPRPERGGLETSLRRNGTQRGLRWLARQLVDIREPETQPVCFFRCARRTLQARGLIRTFQRPDRVELVPLPPWQPVGENFTLSCRVPGAGPRASLTLTLLRGGQELIRRSFVGEPPRARGAMLTATVLARREDHRANFSCLAELDLRPHGLGLFANSSAPRQLRTFAMPPLSPSLIAPRFLEVGSERPVTCTLDGLFPAPEAGVYLSLGDQRLHPNVTLDGESLVATATATASEEQEGTKQLMCIVTLGGESRETQENLTVYSFPAPLLTLSEPEAPEGKMVTVSCWAGARALVTLEGIPAAVPGQPAELQLNVTKNDDKRGFFCDAALDVDGETLRKNQSSELRVLYAPRLDDLDCPRSWTWPEGPEQTLHCEARGNPEPSVHCARPDGGAVLALGLLGPVTRALAGTYRCTAINGQGQAVKDVTLTVEYAPALDSVGCPERITWLEGTEASLSCVAHGVPPPSVSCVRSGKEEVMEGPLRVAREHAGTYRCEAINARGSAAKNVAVTVEYGPSFEELGCPSNWTWVEGSGKLFSCEVDGKPEPRVECVGSEGASEGVVLPLVSSNSGSRNSMTPGNLSPGIYLCNATNRHGSTVKTVVVSAESPPQMDESSCPSHQTWLEGAEATALACSARGRPSPRVRCSREGAARLERLQVSREDAGTYLCVATNAHGTDSRTVTVGVEYRPVVAELAASPPSVRPGGNFTLTCRAEAWPPAQISWRAPPGALNLGLSSNNSTLSVAGAMGSHGGEYECAATNAHGRHARRITVRVAGPWLWVAVGGAAGGAALLAAGAGLAFYVQSTACKKGEYNVQEAESSGEAVCLNGAGGTPGAEGGAETPGTAESPADGEVFAIQLTSS